One genomic region from Lepidochelys kempii isolate rLepKem1 chromosome 19, rLepKem1.hap2, whole genome shotgun sequence encodes:
- the PIGV gene encoding GPI mannosyltransferase 2 isoform X1, translating to MKLMNRRDPYFREVIRFAVCCRALTLVLQALFNFLVPDHAADAFSPPRLSEPSLCDWLSEWLLGGLSHWDAEHFLFIAEHGYLYEHNFAFFPVYPLSVRAVAEVTLWPLQGLLCLRSRLLLSAVFLNALLSVLAAAVLYELGCVVLRCRRMAFFSAVLFCLTPANVFMTAAYSESLFAFLVFTAMLQLEKGQSWTSALFFSLAAGVRSNGVVNTGFLIYSQSKDLAFELQAGAGTVMKLPHVWRRLFRFAASVVLMSAGVFFPFALFQSYAYLRFCNPDTGSEHAVPRPLLQLAVDKGYRLAAMNGVKPVWCSQGLPVVYSYIQDVYWNVGFLRYFEPKQVPNFLLAAPVTVLGSWAAWFYLTANPQYCLMLGLVRRKNEGRKGEDSDKPVDGFRCFSVFVYTVHATALLAFGFLCMHVQVLTRFLGSSTPVLYWFSAHLLQNYEPLLWKEGTAIQTAASLSEKPSVGSSFLGSFRKGISENPIMRLLLNWRISSPVTKCILGYFLSFWLLGLILHCNFLPWT from the exons GCCCTGTTTAACTTCTTGGTCCCGGATCATGCAGCAGATGCCTTCTCTCCTCCCCGCCTGTCAGAACCCAGCCTCTGTGACTGGTTGTCAGAATGGCTGTTGGGAGGCTTGTCACACTGGGATGCAGAGCACTTCTTGTTCATAGCTGAGCATGGCTACCTGTACGAGCACAACTTTGCCTTCTTCCCAGTGTACCCCCTCAGTGTGCGAGCCGTGGCAGAGGTCACATTGTGGCCTCTGCAAGGGCTACTGTGTTTACGGAGCCGCCTGCTCTTGTCAGCGGTGTTTTTGAATGCTCTCCTCTCAGTCCTGGCAGCTGCTGTCCTCTATGAGCTGGGGTGCGTGGTGCTGCGGTGTCGCAGGATGGCCTTCTTCTCTGCTGTCCTCTTCTGCCTCACCCCTGCCAATGTGTTCATGACAGCCGCTTACTCAGAAAGCTTGTTTGCTTTCCTGGTATTCACTGCCATGCTGCAGCTGGAGAAAGGACAGAGCTGGACCAGCGCACTTTTCTTCTCCCTTGCTGCTGGTGTGCGCTCCAACGGGGTGGTCAACACCGGCTTCCTCATCTATTCCCAGAGTAAAGACCTTGCCTTCGAACTCCAGGCAGGTGCTGGGACTGTAATGAAGCTGCCTCATGTCTGGAGACGACTCTTCCGCTTTGCAGCTTCAGTGGTTCTGATGTCTGCAGGGGTCTTTTTCCCATTTGCTTTGTTTCAGTCCTATGCCTACTTGAGATTCTGCAATCCTGACACCGGCTCTGAACATGCTGTTCCCAGGCCGCTCTTGCAGCTGGCTGTGGATAAGGGGTATCGTCTAGCGGCCATGAATGGGGTGAAACCTGTGTGGTGCTCCCAGGGGCTCCCTGTGGTCTATTCTTATATTCAAGATGTTTACTGGAATGTGGGCTTTCTAAGGTACTTTGAGCCTAAACAGGTACCCAACTTCCTGCTAGCTGCGCCGGTTACTGTGCTGGGCTCTTGGGCCGCCTGGTTCTACCTCACTGCAAATCCCCAGTACTGCTTAATGCTTGGGCTAGTGAGAAGGAAGAAtgaaggaaggaaaggagaagacTCTGATAAGCCAGTGGATGGATTTCGTTGCTTCAGTGTCTTCGTTTACACGGTCCATGCCACGGCTCTTCTGGCCTTTGGATTCCTCTGCATGCACGTGCAG GTTCTAACCAGGTTCCTAGGCTCATCTACACCAGTCTTGTACTGGTTCTCTGCTCATCTGCTCCAGAACTATGAACCTTTGCTGTGGAAAGAAGGAACTGCTATCCAGACTGCAGCATCCCTCTCTGAAAAGCCCAGTGTAGGCAGCTCTTTTCTTGGATCGTTCAGAAAAGGGATTTCTGAAAACCCCATCATGAGATTACTGCTGAACTGGAGAATAAGTTCCCCTGTCACCAAATGCATTCTGGGATACTTCCTGTCCTTCTGGCTGCTGGGGCTGATCCTACACTGCAACTTCCTGCCTTGGACATAG